A single Cellulomonas sp. SLBN-39 DNA region contains:
- a CDS encoding TetR/AcrR family transcriptional regulator, producing the protein MPTDQRTGRAAPLPPAERRRAILRAVRPVVAERGLEVTTRELAEAAGVAEGTLFRVFADKRALLREAALDAADASEAVADLAAIDASAPLERRLCQVVEVTVARVERVMVWMSLVHRLGPDDSAHEDAAQAHRAWAARQRDARAAVHDELARLLAPDAARLRMPVADAVELLDALLLGVVVRGEQDRRRGVDAQPLAPARLVDLLLHGVLADTAPAVTDTPPAPDRKDGADPC; encoded by the coding sequence GTGCCCACCGACCAGCGCACCGGGCGCGCCGCGCCCCTGCCCCCCGCCGAACGACGCCGCGCGATCCTGCGCGCCGTCCGCCCCGTGGTGGCCGAGCGTGGCCTGGAGGTCACGACCCGCGAGCTCGCCGAGGCGGCCGGCGTCGCCGAGGGGACCCTCTTCCGGGTGTTCGCCGACAAGCGGGCGCTGCTGCGCGAGGCCGCGCTGGACGCCGCCGACGCGTCCGAGGCGGTCGCCGACCTGGCCGCGATCGACGCGAGCGCGCCCCTGGAGCGCCGGCTGTGCCAGGTCGTCGAGGTCACGGTCGCCCGCGTCGAGCGGGTCATGGTGTGGATGTCGCTGGTCCACCGCCTCGGCCCCGACGATTCCGCCCACGAGGACGCCGCGCAGGCCCACCGTGCGTGGGCCGCGCGGCAGCGTGACGCGCGCGCCGCCGTCCACGACGAGCTGGCGCGTCTGCTCGCCCCGGACGCCGCGCGGCTGCGCATGCCGGTGGCCGACGCGGTCGAGCTGCTGGACGCGCTGCTGCTGGGTGTCGTCGTGCGCGGGGAGCAGGACCGTCGCCGCGGCGTCGACGCCCAGCCCCTGGCACCCGCCCGCCTGGTCGACCTGCTCCTGCACGGTGTCCTCGCCGACACCGCTCCCGCCGTGACCGACACACCCCCCGCCCCCGACCGGAAGGACGGCGCCGACCCATGCTGA